One genomic window of Haemophilus haemolyticus includes the following:
- the nudE gene encoding ADP compounds hydrolase NudE, producing the protein MLSDSSKKSPKILTTQVVAKSRLFEIQSVDLAFSNGELRTYERFKPGNQQAVMMVPIDGDDLLLIREYSVGTERYELGFPKGGVDKDEEPKDAANRELKEELGLGANKIDFLRTVITNPSYMRSVIHIFVAQDFYPCQLEGDEPEPLEIVRFPLSKIDELLAEPNFNEARNLTALYSLKDYLSQK; encoded by the coding sequence ATGTTATCTGATTCATCCAAAAAATCACCTAAAATTCTTACCACACAAGTCGTTGCTAAGTCTCGTTTATTTGAAATTCAGTCTGTTGATTTAGCGTTTTCTAATGGAGAATTACGTACTTATGAGCGTTTCAAACCTGGTAATCAACAGGCTGTTATGATGGTTCCTATTGATGGAGATGATCTGTTATTGATTCGTGAGTATTCAGTTGGCACAGAACGTTATGAATTGGGATTTCCTAAAGGCGGTGTAGATAAAGATGAAGAACCGAAAGATGCAGCAAATCGTGAATTAAAGGAAGAGTTGGGGCTGGGGGCCAATAAAATTGATTTCTTGCGTACGGTGATTACCAATCCAAGTTATATGCGTAGCGTTATTCATATTTTTGTTGCTCAGGATTTTTATCCTTGCCAGTTAGAAGGTGATGAGCCCGAACCATTAGAAATTGTTCGCTTTCCATTGTCAAAAATCGATGAATTACTTGCAGAGCCCAATTTCAATGAAGCTAGAAATTTAACCGCACTTTATTCCTTGAAAGATTATTTAAGCCAAAAATAA
- a CDS encoding OPT family oligopeptide transporter, giving the protein MYNENLKELTVRGIILGALITVIFTASNVYLGLKVGMTFASSIPAAVISMAVLKFFKDSSILENNMVQTQASSAGTLSSVIFVLPGLLMMGYWQDFPFWQTMLICAAGGTLGVLFTIPLRRAMVVNSDLPYPEGVAAAEILKAGNHTDGDSGVKDIAYGGVLAGLVAFLTNGLRVMADGASAWIQTGKAAFQLPMGFSLALLGAGYLIGIVGGIAMLIGVILTWGVAVPYFTMSGDIAADASLIDAAMVVWKTKVRFIGVGTIGIAAIWTLLILMKPMIEGMVHSFRMLKGGQAESEHRVDIDLSPKTMIYILIATVVLIVISLHHFIAAAPISPELSILLVVVCTFLAVFIGFFVAAASGYMAGLVGSSSSPISGIGIISVIVISLVLVSIGNASGLFETVDGQKFLTALTLFTASIVLTTATISNDNLQDLKTGLLVDATPWRQQVALIIGCFVGALVIAPVLEILYHAYGFSGALPRPDMDPSQALSAPQATLMTTISQGIFTNKLEWTYILTGVGLGAVLITIDAFLKKVSNKVFGLPVIAVGIGIYLPPSINMPVIVGAFLAWIMTRHIVKLGNKEVSAKAERFGTLFSAGLIVGESLMGVILAFIIAASVTTGGSEAPLSLNLENWDTIGEWLGLIVFIVGIVIFASRVLRAKKSD; this is encoded by the coding sequence ATGTATAACGAAAACTTAAAAGAATTGACCGTTCGAGGAATTATCCTCGGCGCATTGATTACAGTGATTTTCACTGCATCCAATGTGTATCTTGGTCTAAAAGTGGGGATGACATTCGCGTCATCTATTCCGGCGGCCGTCATTTCTATGGCTGTGCTCAAATTTTTCAAAGATTCTAGTATTCTTGAAAATAACATGGTGCAAACACAAGCATCTTCAGCGGGGACGCTTTCTTCTGTGATCTTCGTCTTACCAGGCTTATTAATGATGGGCTACTGGCAAGACTTCCCATTCTGGCAAACCATGTTGATTTGTGCTGCTGGTGGTACATTGGGTGTGTTATTTACCATTCCATTACGCCGTGCGATGGTGGTAAACAGTGATTTACCTTACCCTGAAGGCGTAGCGGCTGCAGAAATCTTAAAAGCAGGTAATCATACAGATGGCGATAGCGGCGTGAAAGATATTGCTTACGGTGGTGTTTTAGCGGGATTAGTTGCATTTTTAACGAACGGTTTACGCGTGATGGCTGATGGTGCAAGCGCTTGGATTCAAACTGGTAAAGCAGCTTTCCAATTACCAATGGGCTTCTCACTTGCCTTACTTGGTGCGGGGTATTTAATTGGTATCGTAGGTGGTATTGCGATGTTAATTGGTGTTATTTTGACTTGGGGTGTGGCTGTGCCATATTTCACTATGTCAGGTGATATCGCGGCAGATGCAAGCTTAATTGATGCCGCAATGGTGGTTTGGAAAACAAAAGTTCGCTTTATTGGTGTAGGTACAATTGGTATTGCAGCGATTTGGACATTGCTGATTTTAATGAAACCAATGATTGAAGGGATGGTACATTCTTTCCGTATGTTGAAAGGTGGACAAGCTGAATCTGAGCATCGCGTTGATATCGACCTTTCTCCAAAAACAATGATTTATATCTTAATTGCGACAGTTGTGTTAATTGTTATTTCATTACACCACTTTATCGCGGCTGCACCGATTTCACCTGAGCTTTCCATTTTATTAGTTGTAGTTTGTACTTTCTTAGCTGTATTTATCGGCTTCTTCGTGGCTGCAGCTTCTGGTTATATGGCGGGTTTAGTGGGTTCATCTTCAAGCCCAATTTCTGGTATCGGGATTATTTCTGTTATCGTGATATCATTGGTATTGGTGTCAATCGGTAATGCATCTGGCTTATTTGAAACCGTAGATGGTCAGAAATTTTTGACCGCACTTACACTCTTTACTGCATCAATTGTATTAACCACAGCAACGATTTCTAATGATAACTTGCAAGATTTAAAAACAGGTTTATTAGTGGATGCGACACCTTGGCGTCAACAAGTAGCATTAATTATTGGCTGCTTTGTCGGTGCGCTTGTTATCGCACCAGTGTTAGAAATCTTATATCATGCGTATGGTTTCAGCGGTGCGTTGCCACGTCCAGATATGGATCCTTCACAAGCCCTATCTGCACCACAAGCAACATTAATGACCACCATTTCTCAAGGTATTTTCACAAATAAATTGGAATGGACTTATATCTTAACTGGTGTAGGTTTAGGCGCTGTGTTAATTACGATTGATGCATTCTTGAAAAAAGTCAGCAACAAAGTCTTTGGCTTGCCAGTTATTGCTGTGGGGATTGGTATTTACTTACCACCATCAATTAATATGCCTGTTATTGTTGGTGCATTCTTAGCATGGATCATGACTCGTCATATTGTAAAACTTGGTAACAAAGAAGTGTCAGCTAAAGCAGAACGTTTCGGTACGCTTTTCTCTGCAGGTTTAATCGTAGGTGAAAGCTTGATGGGGGTAATTTTAGCATTCATTATTGCGGCTTCTGTTACCACCGGTGGTTCTGAAGCGCCATTATCCTTAAATCTTGAAAACTGGGATACTATTGGCGAGTGGTTAGGTTTAATCGTATTTATCGTGGGCATTGTGATTTTTGCATCTCGCGTATTACGTGCGAAAAAATCTGATTAA
- the cysQ gene encoding 3'(2'),5'-bisphosphate nucleotidase CysQ, whose product MLTLNEHLLNQVLLIAYQAGKHLQQFYQKQVHVELKEDNTPVTEADLFVSQFLIEKLTALFPNVPVLSEENCHISFEERKNWKEYWLIDPLDGTQQFINRTDQFSVLITLVRKNKPVLSVIHAPVLSITYYAMDNFGAFKKQVEQVKRLTKNTINFDRPLRIAVGATTSQEKVRSILPKDFPCEFVVVGSSSLKSGLVAEGAVDCYVRLGQTGEWDTAGAEVLLGETHGAIFDSHFEPLTYNQRETLINPHFVMVGEQSLDWHSIFQFN is encoded by the coding sequence ATGCTTACGCTAAACGAACACTTACTTAACCAAGTATTGCTGATTGCTTATCAAGCGGGTAAGCATTTGCAACAGTTTTATCAAAAACAGGTTCATGTTGAATTGAAAGAAGACAACACGCCTGTGACGGAAGCGGATCTTTTTGTGAGCCAATTTTTGATAGAAAAATTGACCGCACTTTTCCCTAATGTCCCCGTTCTTTCTGAAGAAAATTGTCATATTTCCTTTGAAGAACGTAAAAATTGGAAAGAATATTGGTTGATTGATCCTCTTGATGGCACACAACAATTTATTAATCGTACCGATCAATTTTCTGTTTTGATAACCTTAGTTCGTAAAAATAAACCTGTGTTAAGCGTTATTCATGCGCCAGTTTTATCTATAACTTATTATGCAATGGATAATTTCGGCGCGTTTAAAAAACAAGTGGAACAGGTAAAAAGACTCACTAAAAACACGATTAATTTTGACCGCCCTTTACGAATTGCGGTAGGTGCAACCACTTCACAAGAAAAAGTGCGGTCGATTTTACCGAAGGATTTTCCTTGTGAATTTGTTGTGGTGGGTTCAAGTAGTTTAAAAAGCGGTTTGGTGGCTGAAGGTGCAGTAGATTGTTATGTTCGTTTAGGGCAAACTGGTGAATGGGATACCGCTGGCGCTGAAGTGCTACTGGGTGAAACTCACGGTGCCATTTTTGACTCTCATTTTGAGCCTTTAACCTATAACCAACGAGAAACCTTGATTAATCCGCATTTTGTCATGGTGGGCGAGCAATCGCTCGATTGGCATTCTATCTTTCAATTTAATTGA
- the zwf gene encoding glucose-6-phosphate dehydrogenase yields MQTDNNCIVIFGASGDLTHRKLIPALYNLYKIGRLSENFSVLGVARSDLNDETFREKMREALINNEEITPDTLDAFCSHLYYQAVNTSDAQDYGKLVPRLDNLHDKYKTCGNTLYYMSTPPSLYGVIPECLAAHGLNTEEYGWKRIIVEKPFGYDEKTAQALDVQIHRFFEEHQIYRIDHYLGKETVQNLLVLRFSNGWFEPLWNRNFIDYVEITGAESIGVEERGGYYDGSGAMRDMFQNHLLQVLAMVAMEPPAIINANSMRDEVAKVMHSLRPLTAEDMEHNLVLGQYTASEINGKMAKGYLEEKGVPADSRTETYIALRCEIENWRWAGVPFYVRTGKRLPARVTEIVIHFKTTPHPVFSQNAPENKLIIRIQPDEAISMRFGLKKPGAGFEAKEVSMDFRYADLAGAQVLTAYERLLLDAMKGDATLFARTDAVHAAWKFVQPILDYKANGGRIHEYEAGTWGPVAADKLIAKQGKVWRKPSGLMKKKV; encoded by the coding sequence ATGCAAACTGATAATAACTGTATCGTCATCTTTGGCGCGTCTGGTGACTTAACTCATCGTAAACTCATTCCAGCTCTTTATAATCTCTATAAAATTGGGCGTTTAAGTGAAAACTTTTCCGTTCTTGGTGTTGCACGTTCTGACTTGAACGATGAAACTTTCCGCGAAAAAATGCGTGAGGCTTTAATTAACAATGAAGAAATAACACCTGATACTTTAGATGCTTTCTGTTCTCATCTTTATTACCAAGCAGTGAATACATCTGATGCTCAAGATTATGGAAAACTTGTTCCACGCTTAGATAATCTTCATGATAAATATAAAACTTGTGGTAACACGCTTTACTATATGTCCACCCCACCAAGTCTTTATGGCGTGATTCCTGAGTGTTTGGCTGCACATGGTTTAAATACGGAAGAATATGGCTGGAAGCGTATTATTGTTGAAAAACCTTTTGGTTACGATGAAAAAACAGCGCAAGCATTAGACGTACAAATCCACCGTTTCTTTGAAGAACACCAAATTTATCGTATCGACCATTATTTAGGTAAAGAAACCGTTCAAAACTTGCTCGTATTACGTTTTTCAAATGGTTGGTTTGAACCGCTTTGGAACCGTAATTTCATTGATTATGTAGAAATTACTGGTGCAGAATCTATAGGCGTGGAAGAGCGCGGTGGCTATTATGATGGTTCTGGCGCAATGCGCGATATGTTCCAAAACCATTTGTTGCAAGTACTCGCGATGGTGGCAATGGAGCCGCCAGCGATTATTAATGCGAATTCAATGCGTGATGAAGTGGCAAAAGTGATGCATAGTTTGCGTCCGTTAACTGCAGAAGATATGGAGCATAATCTCGTTTTGGGACAATACACCGCATCGGAAATCAACGGTAAAATGGCAAAAGGTTATTTGGAAGAAAAAGGTGTGCCTGCAGATTCTCGCACTGAAACTTATATCGCATTACGTTGTGAAATTGAAAACTGGCGTTGGGCTGGTGTGCCGTTCTATGTTCGTACGGGTAAACGTTTACCAGCTCGTGTGACTGAAATTGTGATCCATTTTAAAACTACTCCACATCCTGTATTCAGCCAAAATGCACCAGAGAATAAATTGATTATTCGTATTCAACCAGATGAAGCGATTTCAATGCGTTTTGGTTTGAAAAAACCTGGTGCAGGTTTTGAAGCGAAAGAAGTATCAATGGATTTCCGTTATGCAGATTTAGCTGGCGCACAAGTGCTAACCGCTTATGAACGCTTATTGTTGGATGCGATGAAAGGCGATGCAACCTTGTTTGCTCGTACCGATGCTGTGCATGCTGCATGGAAATTTGTGCAACCGATTTTAGATTACAAAGCCAATGGTGGTCGTATTCATGAATATGAAGCGGGTACTTGGGGCCCTGTGGCAGCCGATAAATTAATCGCAAAACAAGGCAAGGTTTGGCGTAAACCAAGTGGATTAATGAAGAAAAAAGTTTAA
- the pgl gene encoding 6-phosphogluconolactonase — translation MNYISFPTAQHAVDKIAQEFVIYSQLTHPVHISLSGGSTPKLLFKTLAKSPYAEQINWKNLHFWWGDDRMVPPSDPESNYGEVQKLLFDHIQIPAENIHRIRGENEPHFELKRFEEELSAVIPNGVFDWIILGMGTDGHTASLFPHQTNFDDENLAVIAKHPESGQIRISKTAKLIEQAKRITYLVTGESKADILKEIQSTTSENLPYPAAKIKAKNGVTEWYLDKAAAKLL, via the coding sequence ATGAACTATATCAGCTTCCCAACGGCTCAACACGCAGTCGATAAAATTGCACAAGAATTTGTGATTTATAGCCAATTAACTCACCCTGTGCATATTTCCCTTTCTGGTGGTTCAACGCCTAAGTTGCTATTTAAAACCTTAGCAAAATCACCTTATGCGGAACAAATTAACTGGAAAAATCTGCATTTTTGGTGGGGAGATGATCGTATGGTTCCGCCATCTGATCCTGAAAGCAATTATGGCGAAGTGCAGAAACTCTTATTCGATCACATTCAAATTCCAGCAGAAAATATTCACCGAATTCGCGGTGAAAATGAACCGCACTTTGAGTTAAAACGCTTCGAAGAAGAATTAAGTGCGGTCATTCCAAACGGTGTTTTTGATTGGATTATTTTAGGTATGGGAACTGATGGTCATACCGCTTCTCTTTTCCCACATCAAACCAATTTTGATGATGAAAACCTTGCTGTCATTGCAAAACACCCTGAAAGCGGTCAAATTCGCATTTCTAAAACAGCCAAACTCATCGAACAAGCTAAACGCATTACCTATTTGGTCACTGGCGAAAGCAAAGCGGATATTTTAAAAGAAATCCAAAGCACGACATCAGAAAACCTGCCTTATCCTGCTGCCAAAATTAAAGCAAAAAATGGGGTGACGGAATGGTATTTGGATAAAGCGGCGGCGAAATTGCTATAA
- a CDS encoding GNAT family N-acetyltransferase, which produces MIDYKVNEPISVKQFIELLNKTTLGARRPLEDEKRVAAMLHHADLLITAWDGERLVGVARSVTDFAYCCYLSDLAVDEQYQKQGIGLQLIEHTKQALHPQAKIVLLSAPQAVDYYPHIGFTQHMSAWTKS; this is translated from the coding sequence ATGATAGACTACAAAGTGAATGAACCGATTTCAGTTAAACAATTTATTGAATTGTTAAATAAAACAACGCTCGGGGCACGCCGTCCGTTAGAGGATGAAAAGCGTGTCGCAGCAATGTTGCACCATGCGGATTTATTAATCACCGCTTGGGATGGTGAACGATTAGTGGGTGTGGCACGTTCCGTGACGGATTTTGCCTACTGCTGTTATTTATCTGATTTAGCGGTTGATGAGCAATATCAAAAACAAGGTATTGGCTTGCAGTTAATTGAACACACCAAACAGGCGTTACATCCACAAGCCAAAATTGTGCTTTTATCTGCTCCACAAGCAGTGGATTATTATCCGCATATTGGATTTACTCAGCATATGAGTGCGTGGACGAAGAGTTAA
- a CDS encoding n-acetylglutamate synthase codes for MLNLDNKKFVAVENTSNGEVSSQTEFHYHQQGKMIWAEYGGGEILKGFLIGKWINDTQVEFTYQHLNQSLENRLGRCCTTFSLENSKLIGYEKWQWLDTLEQGNSLIREI; via the coding sequence ATGTTGAATTTAGATAATAAAAAATTCGTTGCTGTTGAAAATACATCAAATGGTGAGGTGAGTAGCCAAACAGAATTTCATTATCATCAACAAGGTAAAATGATTTGGGCCGAATATGGTGGCGGTGAAATTTTAAAAGGTTTTTTAATTGGAAAATGGATTAACGATACTCAAGTTGAATTTACGTATCAACATTTAAATCAATCTCTAGAAAATCGTTTGGGGCGTTGTTGTACCACATTTTCTTTAGAAAATAGTAAACTCATTGGTTATGAAAAATGGCAGTGGTTAGACACGTTAGAGCAAGGTAACTCGTTAATTAGAGAAATTTAA